The genome window TAAATTAATAATCGTACTGGCCTCAATATTGTTGTGTACTAATTATACGAAATCATCGTTGTATTGTATTCACTTTATGTTAAGGCTACAGCGGTAAATGTGTAATAGGATCTTCATGAATGATGACTTCCGCTTCATCAAACAAATCAGCTATCTCTCGTTCAAGTGCATCCGCAATGTCGTGAGCTTGCCTCAAACTCAATGTTTCATCCAATTCAAGATGAAGTTGAATAAACACTGTTGTCCCCGATCGTCGTGTACGAAGATCATGTAAGCCACGCGCTTGAGGATGTTTTAAAACCAGAGCACTAATTTTTTCTCGTTCATTATCAGGCAACTCATGATCCATTAGTAAATCAATCGACTCTCTTACAATCCCCCATGCACTGTGTAATATGAATAAGGCAATAGCAATAGCGATAAGCGGATCTGATAATGTCCAACCATTCAGACTCAATACAAGCGCCAGAATAACACCACCATTAACCAGTAAGTCGGTTTTGTAATGTAAGGCATCAGCTTTGATTGCCGTCGAGTCCGTTTGTTTTATCACGTAGTTCTGGAATACCATCAACGCAAACGTGGCGATGATAGAAAACACCATCACAGCGATTCCGATGGTCATACCCTGCTCCATAGCTTCAGGTTTAAACAATCGGTTTATAGCCTGAAGAAGCAGTATGCCGGCTGAGCCTGCAATGAACATAGATTGGCCCAGTCCGGCCAGAGACTCTGCCTTGCCATGTCCGAAACGATGTTCTCTGTCTGCGGGCTGTAACGCATGATGCACAGCAATCATATTCAAAACAGATGCGAGCACATCAAGACTCGAGTCAACAAGTGTTGCCAGAATGCTCACCGAGTCAGTGAGAAACCAAGCAAATAGCTTCACGATTATCAGAGTAATAGCCGTAACAACAGATGCATAGGTGGCTATACGCATCAATTGGGCTTTATCAATGTGTTGAGGCTTATTCATGGACTTAGTATAGTGGATTCAATTCAAGTAACGTGAGTTTAGTATTTATGATGCTCACATAACTCATTTTAGGAAAGCTTTATGCCAATCTCGACGATCAATACCAGCCCATTCGAAGGACAAAAACCGGGCACTTCAGGTTTACGAAAAAAAGTCAGTGTCTTTAAGCAATCTCATTATCTGGAAAACTTTATTCAATCCACTTTTAATGCGCTAGGTGATTGTGAGGATAAAACCTTAGTGGTTGGTGGTGACGGTCGCTATTACAATCAAACGGCGATACAAATCATTCTAAAAATGGCTGCAGCTAATGGTTTTTCGCATGTTTGGGTCGGTCAGAATGGTATTCTTTCTACACCTGCCGCGTCATGTGTTATCCGGAAATACAAAGCCTTTGGCGGTTTGATTTTGTCGGCAAGCCACAATCCGGCAGGTATTGATGGTGACTTTGGTATCAAATTTAACACCAGTAATGGTGGGCCTGCCCCGGAATCAATTACTAGTAAAATTTATGAACATTCTGCTGAAATTACTGAATATAAAATCTCTAATGCAGCCGATATTGCACTTCACAAATTAGGGCAGCAAACGCTGGGCTCAATGACAGTTGAAGTGATTGATCCCGTCTCAGATTATGCACAGTTAATGCAGTCTATTTTTGATTTTCCAAAAATCAAAACATTTATCACCACAAGCGATTTTTCAATGCGATTTGATGCAATGCATGCGGTCACCGGACCCTACGCCATTGAGATATTAGAAAACTTGCTGGGAGCACCTAAAGGGACTGTCATAAACGGCATTCCATTACCTGATTTTGGTAATGGCCACCCAGATCCGAACCTAACCTATGCTGAAGAACTTGTGACCGAGTTATTCTCAGATAACGCCCCGGATTTTGGTGCTGCCTCAGACGGCGATGGTGATCGCAATATGATCCTGGGGAAACAATTTTTTGTGACCCCTTCTGACAGCTTGGCTATTCTTGCGGCCAATGCTCAGCTTGTACCAGCATATAAAAATGGTATCACTGGTATTGCTCGTTCCATGCCAACCAGTCAGGCCGCAGACCGCGTAGCCGAAAAATTAGGGGTTGAATGCTTTGAAACGCCGACTGGCTGGAAATTCTTTGGTAACTTGCTTGATGCAAACCGCGTGACTTTATGTGGCGAAGAGAGCTTTGGCACAGGTTCTAATCACATTCGTGAAAAAGATGGCTTATGGGCTGTACTTTTCTGGCTAAATATTCTGGCCGTGAAACAACAATCGGTGGCGGAATTAGTTAATCAACATTGGTTAACATTTGGGCGTAATTACTACACTCGACATGATTATGAAGGTGTACCCACTGAACAAGCAGAAGCCCTGATTGAACACTTACAGCTTCAACTACCGACATTACCTCAACAGCAGCTTGGTAAGCGTATCGTTAGTTATGCAGATAACTTCAGCTACCATGACCCAATTGACGATAGTATTGCAGAAAAACAAGGCATTCGTATTGGTTTTGAGGGTGGTGACAGAATCATATTCCGTCTATCCGGTACAGGTACTGAGGGTGCCACATTACGGGTTTATATTGAATCCTATCAAGATGATCCTGAACAATTAAACACTGACACGCAATTCGCACTAGCTGACCTTATTCAACTCGCTGATGAACTAGCCAAAATTACTGAACTGACAGGCAGAACAGCGCCAACCGTTATCACTTAAAATTTTATAATCATGATACAAACTCTTATTCTTGGCTCAAGCTCACCTTTCAGAGCTGAACTACTTAAAAAGCTGCAGATTAATTTCATTCAGCATTCGCCTGATATTGACGAGACACAGCTGGAAGGTGAGTCAGCACCGGCATTAGTCGAGCGACTGGCTCAAGAAAAAGCACGGCTCATTGCTGAAACCTATCCGCAAGCACTCATTATCGGTTCAGATCAGGTTGCTGTTGCAGATGGCAATATTTTGGGTAAGCCAGGTAACCATCAGACAGCGATTCAGCAATTAATGATGGCTTCAGGAAAATCCGTCACTTTTTATACTGGCCTTGCCTTGTACAATGCAGAAAATCAGACAATGCAGCATATTGTTGAACCATTCACTGTGCATTTTAGAGAGTTAACGGAAAAGCAGATTGAATACTATCTGAATCAAGAAAAACCCTACCAATGTGCGGGCAGCTTTAAATCCGAAGGGTTCGGGATCAGTTTATTCAGTCGTTTAGAGGGTGATGATCCTAATAGCTTGATAGGTCTACCACTCATAAAACTCATTGAGTTGTTGAGTAACGAAGGTGTCGATATTCTTCAACCCAATGAGTAGTGGATATCTATTATTCTTGATTTTCTGATTGTTGTTTCAGTTTTTCAGCATTTGCCATTGCTGATGCCTGAGCCGCATAGTTGTTCATTGTTTTTGTCATCAGTTGACGAGCTGCTTTAGAGCGCATCGATTTGGCCATACCTTCAACAAGACTTGTTTCAACATCATTCGATGATAAATGCGTTTTCAATTCATCAAGGTGTGTTTCACAACTCTGCAAAATATTTTGTGCGGCTTCTTGTGGATTGTTGCCTTGATAGTTGCTAGTTAGATGCCCTTGCATCATACATTTATTGTAGTCAGTCAAAATAGAGTACATTTTTGTTTGTGCTTGCTCTGGCATATCAGCAGGTGTGACATACTCTTGTGCAAAGACAACTGATGAGGCTGTTATTAATAAAGCAGATACTAAAATTTTTTTCATGGCGACTCCATTGTTGCAAATACTATGTTGAGTTATGAATATTGATTGACTCAACCAGCAGGAAATAATTCCCGATAATACGCCAGAACAACATAATTTTCATGCATGACTTTTACACAGCTAAATAAAGTGCAATTCAATACCTGATTCACTCAAAAAAACTGTGTCATATATTTGAGTAAAACATTAAATGATTAACACAACCGATGATAACCGACTTAATCAGCTTACTGATTGGGTAAAAAAACTATTCCCTGATGAGCCATTCAGCATTACTGTTGCTTCAAGTGATGCCAGCTTTAGACGATACTTTCGGCTACACACAGTTAACGATACATATATTCTGATGGACGCCCCACCCGAGCATGAAAATATAAGTAGTTTTATCAATATTGATGAGTTTCTTGCAAAGTTTGATGTTGCAGTGCCCCACATTTTCCACAAGGATGAAGATAACGGTTTTCTGATGCTGAGTGATCTGGGTGATATTTCATTTTTGAAAGCATTAGCACACGGGAATTCAGACACACTCTATCGTGCAGCGATTGATGAACTGGTTAAAATGCAACAGTCCAGGCCACAAGAGGCAACGGCTGGATTACCGCTATACGATGAAAAAAATTACGTGATGAAATGTCACTGTTTCCAGATTGGTTTTTAGGTAGACATTTATCCATCAAAGCACCGGAGTCATTATCAATTATCTACGATTTTTTAATCGAAGAAATTAAACATCAACCAGTGTGCTTTGTGCATCGTGATTATCACAGTCGAAATCTGATGGTATGTAAAGAGAACTCACTTGGCATTATAGATTTTCAAGATGCCGTTATTGGTCCTATTAGCTATGATCTCGTGTCTTTACTAAAAGACTGCTACATTCAGTGGCCGTATGAACAACAACAGTCATGGCTTGAGTATTATAAATCAGTGGCCATTGAGGCTAAGTTGCTAAATTATGAGGAAAGTCATCACTTGCAACGTTGGTTCGATATGACAGGTTTACAGCGCCACCTTAAGGTGCTTGGTATCTTTTGCCGCCTAAACTATCGTGATGGTAAAGCTAATTACCTCAATGACTTACCATTAACTCTTCAATATGTTTTTGACGTCTGTGAACGTTATGAAGCGCTTGCTCCTTTATATGAATTTATGAGTAACACCCCAGAAATAGTGGCAATTAAATGAAAGCAATGATTTTAGCAGCTGGTCGCGGTGAACGTTTACGACCATTAACAGATCACACTCCTAAACCGCTTGTAAAAGCAGGAAAAAAAGACTGATTGAATACCTTATTGAAAATCTAGTGGCAGCTGGTGTTGATGAGATTGTGATTAATTATGCTCATCTGGGCGAGCAATTCCCTGTCGCTCTAGGAACTGGTGAACGCTATGGTTGTCGCATCACGTATTCACCGGAAAATGAAGGTAGTTTAGAAACTGCAGGCGGTATAGCTCAGGCATTACCTTTATTGGGGGATGAGCCATTTATCGTAGTCAATGGTGATATATGGACTGACTATGATTTTTCTAACTTGGCAAAGTATTCACTTCAGCAAAATTGTGACTGCCATTTAGTCATGGTGAATAACCCAAAGCACAATGCTGATGGCGATTTTGCACTCGCCGAAAATGGCTGTGTGATGCTTTCAGGAAATAAAAAGTTCACGTTTAGTGGAATGGGACTTTACCATCCAAGATTATTTAAACACTTACCGGTTGAACGTAAAGCACTTAAGCCTATTTTCGAGAAAGTGATACAAGATAACAGGATGACTGGAGAACTCTATAAAGGGCAGTGGTCAGATATTGGCACACTGGAGCGTCTGACAGCCTTAGAAAAAGAGCTTAGTTAAACTAAGCTCTATCCGCACATAAAAATTCTAATAATGCTTTTTGGGCATGCAGACGATTCTCTGCTTCGTCCCAGACAACACTTTGATCACCATCAATCACTTCAGCGGTCACTTCTTCACCACGATGAGCTGGCAAACAATGCATAAATAAAGCATCTTTTGCAGCTACTTTCATAATGTCGTTATTCACTTGGAAATCGGCAAAGGCTTGCTCTCGTTTGCGTTGCTCTTCCTCTTGTCCCATGCTCGCCCACACATCGGTGACGACTAGGTCGGCATCTTTAGCAGCCTCAGCAGCACTGTTAAATAACTCGATTTTCGCTTCAACAGCAGACACAACTTCAGACTTAGGCTCGTATCCTGCTGGCGTTGCTATATGTAATTCAAACCCAAATTGCTGTGCAGCGTTAATGTATGAATGACACATATTATTGCCATCCCCAATCCAGACCACTTTCTTACCTTTGATGAAACCACGATGTTCCTGATAAGTTTGCATATCAGCTAATAATTGGCATGGATGGAAATCATCAGTCAACGCATTAATAACAGGGACTGAAGAATACTTTGCAAATGTTTCTAGCTTGGCATGTTCAAATGTACGTATCATCACCGCATCAACCATAGAAGAAATCACGCGTGCTGAGTCTTCTACTGGTTCACCTCGTCCAAGCTGAGTGTCATCTGGCGACAAGAAAATAGAGCCACCGCCAAACTGAATCATGGCTGACTCAAACGATACGCGTGTGCGAGTAGATGATTTTTCAAATATCATCGCTAGCACTTTATTCTTTAAAGGCTGATAAATTTCGCCTTGATGCTGCATTTTTTTGAGTTCAGATGCGCGATTGATTAATGCTTGTAGCTCTTCTGAAGTCAGGTCTTTTAATGTCAAAAAATGTCTCATTGCTAGGCTACACTCTCAACCTGTTGTGATGATAAAAAATCGAGTACAAGCTTACTTACTTTTTCCACAATCATGGATGCTTCTTCAGAGTTAATGATGAGTGGTGGTAGTAGACGAATAACTGAATCAGCGGTGACATTGATTAATAATCCATCGGCTAACGCTTTTTTAACTAATTCAGCACAAGGCATAGTTAACTCTATACCTAACATAAAACCATGAGCACGTATGTCCTTTACGCCAGGCTTACCGACAAGTTGTTTTTGGAAAGCCGTCAGCATTTGCTTGCCTAGGTCATTCACATGACCTAACACCCCTTCTTGTTCAATCGTATCTAAAACACTCAATGCTGCACTACATGCAAGAGGATTACCGCCAAACGTAGAACCATGGTTACCAGCCTGTAGAATCCCCACAGCACTACCAGCAACAAGGCAAGCACCAATTGGCATACCGTTACCTAGACCTTTGGCCAAGGTCATCACATCCGGTATTAAGCCATCATTATGCTGATAGGCAAACCACTTCCCGGTTCTCGCGATACCTGTTTGGACTTCGTCCAGCATCATTAAGAGTTTGCGTTGAGTGCAGATGGCTCTCACACCTGCCAAATACTCAGCATCAGGAATTTTGATACCACCCTCACCCTGAACAGGCTCAAGCAAGACCGCTACAGCCTCAGGCCAATGACCAATTGCCATTCGTAAAGCATCAAGATCGTTATATGGAACACGAACAAATCCAGGAACGAGAGGATCAAAACCTACTTGGACTTTTGCATTGCCTGTAGCCGACAATGTTGCCATGGTGCGTCCATGGAAACTGCCATCCATTACTATTACTACAGGCTTATCGATACCTTTACTGTGGCCATATTTACGGGCAATTTTTATGGCAGCTTCATTGGCTTCTGCACCAGAGTTAGAAAAAAACACCTGCTCCATTCCAGACAAAGCGGTCAACTTATCAGCCAGTTTTTCCTGTAACGCGATATGGTACATATTAGAGGTGTGCACTAATGTTTCAGCCTGATGCTGAATAGCTCGCGTCACCGCAGGATGGCAATGCCCCAGATTACATACAGCAATACCGCTTAACGCATCGAGATAGCGTTTTCCATCTGTATCAGTTAACCAAGCGCCTTTACCTTCACTAAAAGTGACGTCTAGACGTCCGTATGTGGGCATGACCGATTCTGTCATGGCTTGTACTCCTTGCCCTGACGGCATTAAAAAAAACGGCTTTTTAAGGCCAATAAACGAAAAATGGCAGTTTCAAATGAAACTGCCATTTATCAAAAATCGTGTATTTTATAATGTTATAGAGTAATAAACAAATTTACTCTAAATCACGACTTATTAGTTAGCAAAGTTTTCTGCGACAAAGTCCCAGTTTACTAATCCCCAGAAAGCTTCCAGGTATTTAGGACGTGCATTGCGGAAATCAATGTAATATGCGTGTTCCCAAACATCGACAGTCAATAGTGGTTTTTGACCATCAGTTAATGGGCAACCGGCATTGCTTGTATTAACAATAGCGATACTACCATCAGCATTTTTTACTAACCAAGTCCAGCCAGAGCCGAAGTTTGTTGCAGCTGATTTACTGAAAGTTTCTTTGAACTCATCAAACGAACCAAACGTACTATCGATAGCTGCAGCGAGGTCACCTTCAGGTGTGCCTTTCGCATTCGGTGTCATGCAGTTCCAGTAAAAAGTGTGGTTCCAAACTTGTGCAGCGTTGTTGAAGATACCGCCAGAAGCTTTTGTGATAATTTCTTCTAATGACTTACCTTCAAATTCAGTACCCGGTACCAAGTTATTTAAGTTAGTCACATAAGTTTGGTGATGTTTACCATAGTGATATTCAAGCGTTTCTGCTGAAATGGTTGGTTCTAATGCATCCTTAGCATACGGAAGTGGTGGCAATTCATAAGCCATATTTTTATCTCCTAATATGTGAAAAATAACCGAGTAATTGAGTCAATTATTCTAAAAGAGCACTCAGATGATATCAAGTGCTACCCGTTTGAGTTTACTTACACATCACCGAAAATCGATAACATGGATAAATCCAACCCCATCAATATTGCATCTTCTCTACCATTTTCAGCCGGGTAATAACCTCTGCGGACAGACATTTCGTTAAAACCTAACTGCTCATAGAGATTTTGTGCTTTTTTATTTGACTCTCTAACTTCTAAAACCACAATCGAAGCTGATCGTGCTTTAGAAAAATCAATGATATGTTCTAAAATGAAACGACCATATCCTTGTCTTTGCATATCTGGTCTGACACAAAGGTTCAGAAGATGTGCTTCATCGAGGACTAACTGCAAAATGGCGTAGCCCAGTACCACATCATACGTATCAGAATAGACCCATGCATAATGTCCGGCATCAAGACTATCCGAAAAGTTCTTAAGCGTCCACGGAAACTGATTTGCAGAGCACTCTATATTATGGACAA of Methylophaga marina contains these proteins:
- a CDS encoding cation diffusion facilitator family transporter — protein: MNKPQHIDKAQLMRIATYASVVTAITLIIVKLFAWFLTDSVSILATLVDSSLDVLASVLNMIAVHHALQPADREHRFGHGKAESLAGLGQSMFIAGSAGILLLQAINRLFKPEAMEQGMTIGIAVMVFSIIATFALMVFQNYVIKQTDSTAIKADALHYKTDLLVNGGVILALVLSLNGWTLSDPLIAIAIALFILHSAWGIVRESIDLLMDHELPDNEREKISALVLKHPQARGLHDLRTRRSGTTVFIQLHLELDETLSLRQAHDIADALEREIADLFDEAEVIIHEDPITHLPL
- a CDS encoding alpha-D-glucose phosphate-specific phosphoglucomutase — protein: MPISTINTSPFEGQKPGTSGLRKKVSVFKQSHYLENFIQSTFNALGDCEDKTLVVGGDGRYYNQTAIQIILKMAAANGFSHVWVGQNGILSTPAASCVIRKYKAFGGLILSASHNPAGIDGDFGIKFNTSNGGPAPESITSKIYEHSAEITEYKISNAADIALHKLGQQTLGSMTVEVIDPVSDYAQLMQSIFDFPKIKTFITTSDFSMRFDAMHAVTGPYAIEILENLLGAPKGTVINGIPLPDFGNGHPDPNLTYAEELVTELFSDNAPDFGAASDGDGDRNMILGKQFFVTPSDSLAILAANAQLVPAYKNGITGIARSMPTSQAADRVAEKLGVECFETPTGWKFFGNLLDANRVTLCGEESFGTGSNHIREKDGLWAVLFWLNILAVKQQSVAELVNQHWLTFGRNYYTRHDYEGVPTEQAEALIEHLQLQLPTLPQQQLGKRIVSYADNFSYHDPIDDSIAEKQGIRIGFEGGDRIIFRLSGTGTEGATLRVYIESYQDDPEQLNTDTQFALADLIQLADELAKITELTGRTAPTVIT
- a CDS encoding Maf family protein is translated as MQTLILGSSSPFRAELLKKLQINFIQHSPDIDETQLEGESAPALVERLAQEKARLIAETYPQALIIGSDQVAVADGNILGKPGNHQTAIQQLMMASGKSVTFYTGLALYNAENQTMQHIVEPFTVHFRELTEKQIEYYLNQEKPYQCAGSFKSEGFGISLFSRLEGDDPNSLIGLPLIKLIELLSNEGVDILQPNE
- a CDS encoding phosphotransferase, with the protein product MINTTDDNRLNQLTDWVKKLFPDEPFSITVASSDASFRRYFRLHTVNDTYILMDAPPEHENISSFINIDEFLAKFDVAVPHIFHKDEDNGFLMLSDLGDISFLKALAHGNSDTLYRAAIDELVKMQQSRPQEATAGLPLYDEKNYVMKCHCFQIGF
- a CDS encoding aminoglycoside phosphotransferase family protein; protein product: MSLFPDWFLGRHLSIKAPESLSIIYDFLIEEIKHQPVCFVHRDYHSRNLMVCKENSLGIIDFQDAVIGPISYDLVSLLKDCYIQWPYEQQQSWLEYYKSVAIEAKLLNYEESHHLQRWFDMTGLQRHLKVLGIFCRLNYRDGKANYLNDLPLTLQYVFDVCERYEALAPLYEFMSNTPEIVAIK
- the argF gene encoding ornithine carbamoyltransferase, with amino-acid sequence MRHFLTLKDLTSEELQALINRASELKKMQHQGEIYQPLKNKVLAMIFEKSSTRTRVSFESAMIQFGGGSIFLSPDDTQLGRGEPVEDSARVISSMVDAVMIRTFEHAKLETFAKYSSVPVINALTDDFHPCQLLADMQTYQEHRGFIKGKKVVWIGDGNNMCHSYINAAQQFGFELHIATPAGYEPKSEVVSAVEAKIELFNSAAEAAKDADLVVTDVWASMGQEEEQRKREQAFADFQVNNDIMKVAAKDALFMHCLPAHRGEEVTAEVIDGDQSVVWDEAENRLHAQKALLEFLCADRA
- a CDS encoding aspartate aminotransferase family protein, with product MTESVMPTYGRLDVTFSEGKGAWLTDTDGKRYLDALSGIAVCNLGHCHPAVTRAIQHQAETLVHTSNMYHIALQEKLADKLTALSGMEQVFFSNSGAEANEAAIKIARKYGHSKGIDKPVVIVMDGSFHGRTMATLSATGNAKVQVGFDPLVPGFVRVPYNDLDALRMAIGHWPEAVAVLLEPVQGEGGIKIPDAEYLAGVRAICTQRKLLMMLDEVQTGIARTGKWFAYQHNDGLIPDVMTLAKGLGNGMPIGACLVAGSAVGILQAGNHGSTFGGNPLACSAALSVLDTIEQEGVLGHVNDLGKQMLTAFQKQLVGKPGVKDIRAHGFMLGIELTMPCAELVKKALADGLLINVTADSVIRLLPPLIINSEEASMIVEKVSKLVLDFLSSQQVESVA
- the sodB gene encoding superoxide dismutase [Fe], whose product is MAYELPPLPYAKDALEPTISAETLEYHYGKHHQTYVTNLNNLVPGTEFEGKSLEEIITKASGGIFNNAAQVWNHTFYWNCMTPNAKGTPEGDLAAAIDSTFGSFDEFKETFSKSAATNFGSGWTWLVKNADGSIAIVNTSNAGCPLTDGQKPLLTVDVWEHAYYIDFRNARPKYLEAFWGLVNWDFVAENFAN
- the rimI gene encoding ribosomal protein S18-alanine N-acetyltransferase → MVSPRVMTDKDLQLVHNIECSANQFPWTLKNFSDSLDAGHYAWVYSDTYDVVLGYAILQLVLDEAHLLNLCVRPDMQRQGYGRFILEHIIDFSKARSASIVVLEVRESNKKAQNLYEQLGFNEMSVRRGYYPAENGREDAILMGLDLSMLSIFGDV